A genomic region of Phragmites australis chromosome 2, lpPhrAust1.1, whole genome shotgun sequence contains the following coding sequences:
- the LOC133908945 gene encoding uncharacterized protein LOC133908945 isoform X1 has protein sequence MAIELCRIWWPRQQLQLEQEFASARLVLFGWLFTGAGSLDIVVSVAIPQDQILRSFATLETLQAVVLSSNKRMPLSLQESATFTILGDCGLHLQGELEEDCCIKREQLPLDAQFVQRLDFGTSKNNVVSRSVGNGNQCPSDNHRIWGCGCSVLDGFLDNCRKSAGKEGNWVHLFCKSGKSCKSNLSQVPVLRHLYLDGQQIEINHCHAILYDVPTIGKNHFSLDVDAPLKLKASFKKPTWINDLHKKPSVLDLDPIVLALNCSNAARLPVTQEYDTSSSGAHFFFASVFEALVQVAWHCIGIFLASASTVLYTMILLFQNCLSHMSQYLMLQKVFRHSWNNIHLRSCQILYWPIVLQDTSISSIANVEYAHKAAIRKHALWSNIAVDLLMGIVLGAALLLNSEAICAWTIALTHSMTDAILRSGCVWLMGVPAGFKLNTELAELLGMISLNAVQIYSTLWFFAGGFLRHIIQGIAFSGIILGLSVPVSFLIDIVQLATLHVTMLHWLISLIYSRQIQTVASLWRLFRGRKWNPLRKRLDSYDYTVEQHVVGSLLFTPVLLLIPTTSVFYIFFSILTTTVICVCVMLEIAISVIHSTPYAELILWVTRRQRFPAGLFFLHVPSSCGRTYEDDDLSAHPIRGSNERKTEHLIHGQPESLVSELHCNYATLVQVIRSNYEQIFNGTGFSFCKQLAYGILSGERVPSSLQLQSSSPFPWMKIGITEYWMRCHGSVLSCAPKR, from the exons ATGGCCATTGAGCTGTGCAGGATCTGGTGGCCGCGCCAGCAGCTGCAGCTCGAGCAGGAGTTCGCCTCGGCGAGGCTCGTCTTGTTCGGATGGCTCTTCACCGGCGCCGGCTCCCTTGACATTGTCGTCTCCGTGGCCATCCCCCAGGATCAGATCCTGCGGTCCTTTGCCACGCTCGAGACCCTCCAG GCCGTCGTCCTTTCCTCAAATAAAAGGATGCCACTAAGCCTGCAAGAATCTGCGACATTTACCATTCTTGGGGATTGTGGTCTACATCTCCAAGGAGAGTTGGAAGAAGACTGCTGTATCAAACGAGAACAACTGCCTTTGGATGCACAATTTGTTCAGAGACTGGACTTTGGCACAAGCAAAAACAATGTTGTGAGTCGATCAGTTGGGAATGGGAACCAGTGTCCAAGTGACAATCATAGAATATGGGGATGTGGTTGTAGTGTGTTAGATGGTTTTTTGGATAATTGCAGAAAGTCTGCAGGTAAAGAGGGTAACTGGGTGCACTTGTTTTGCAAATCTGGAAAGAGCTGTAAGAGCAACCTGAGTCAAGTTCCAGTGCTTCGCCATTTGTATCTTGATGGCCAGCAGATTGAAATAAATCATTGCCAC GCCATACTATATGATGTTCCAACTATTGGCAAAAACCATTTTTCTCTGGATGTGGATGCACCTCTTAAGTTGAAGGCTTCCTTCAAAAAACCAACTTGGATAAATGATCTACATAAGAAACCATCAGTTCTTGATTTG GATCCAATTGTTTTGGCGCTTAATTGTTCAAATGCGGCCAGACTGCCAGTCACTCAGGAATATGATACCAGCAGCTCTGGGGCTCATTTCTTCTTTGCATCTGT atttgaagccttaGTTCAAGTGGCATGGCACTGCATAGGGATATTTTTGGCTTCTGCATCAACTGTTCTGTACACCATGATTCTACTGTTCCAAAATTGTTTAAGCCATATGTCCCAGTATTTGATGCTACAGAAGGTTTTCAGACATTCATGGAATAACATTCATCTTCGTAGTTGTCAAATTCTTTACTGGCCAATTGTCCTCCAAGATACCTCCATAAG CTCCATTGCGAATGTCGAATATGCACACAAAGCTGCAATTCGGAAGCATGCTTTGTGGTCAAATATTGCTGTGGATCTCCTGATGGGCATTGTCCTTGGGGCAGCATTGTTGTTAAATTCAGAGGCTATTTGTGCTTGGACTATTGCTCTCACCCACAGCATGACAGATGCTATCTTGCGATCTGGTTGTGTGTGGCTGATGGGTGTTCCAGCTGGCTTTAAGCTGAATACAGAGTTAGCAGAGCTTCTAGGCATGATTTCTCTTAATGCAGTTCAAATTTACTCTACCCTTTGGTTCTTCGCGGGAGGCTTTCTGAGGCATATAATTCAGGGCATTGCATTTTCTGGAATTATTTTAGGTTTGTCAGTTCCAGTTTCATTCTTGATCGACATTGTCCAGCTTGCTACGTTGCATGTTACCATGCTTCACTGGTTAATCTCATTGATATATTCAAGGCAGATTCAGACAGTTGCGTCGTTGTGGCGTCTTTTCAG AGGGCGCAAATGGAATCCTCTTAGGAAGAGGTTAGATAGCTATGACTACACAGTTGAACAGCATGTGGTTGGTTCCCTGCTGTTTACACCAGTCCTACTTCTTATACCTACAACTTCTGTATTCTATATATTCTTCTCTATCTTGACAACAACTGTTATCTGCGTGTGTGTGATGCTGGAAATTGCTATCTCTGTAATCCACTCCACTCCTTACGCTGAGTTAATTCTATGGGTGACAAGGAGGCAAAGATTTCCTGCTGGATTATTTTTCCTTCATGTGCCATCATCATGTGGACGTACTTATGAAGATGATGACTTATCAGCCCATCCAATCAGAGGTTCCAATGAAAGGAAAACAGAGCATCTTATCCATGGTCAACCAGAATCATTAGTTTCAGAACTTCATTGCAACTATGCCACTCTTG TCCAAGTAATCAGATCAAATTACGAACAGATTTTCAACGGGACTGGTTTCTCCTTCTGCAAACAGTTGGCATATGGTATCCTTAGTGGTGAAAG GGTGCCTTCATCGCTACAGCTGCAGTCGTCGTCTCCGTTTCCCTGGATGAAAATTGGCATTACAGAATACTGGATGCGCTGCCACGGTTCTGTCCTTTCATGTGCACCGAAGAGGTGA
- the LOC133908945 gene encoding uncharacterized protein LOC133908945 isoform X2 has protein sequence MAIELCRIWWPRQQLQLEQEFASARLVLFGWLFTGAGSLDIVVSVAIPQDQILRSFATLETLQAVVLSSNKRMPLSLQESATFTILGDCGLHLQGELEEDCCIKREQLPLDAQFVQRLDFGTSKNNVVSRSVGNGNQCPSDNHRIWGCGCSVLDGFLDNCRKSAGKEGNWVHLFCKSGKSCKSNLSQVPVLRHLYLDGQQIEINHCHAILYDVPTIGKNHFSLDVDAPLKLKASFKKPTWINDLHKKPSVLDLDPIVLALNCSNAARLPVTQEYDTSSSGAHFFFASVFEALVQVAWHCIGIFLASASTVLYTMILLFQNCLSHMSQYLMLQKVFRHSWNNIHLRSCQILYWPIVLQDTSISSIANVEYAHKAAIRKHALWSNIAVDLLMGIVLGAALLLNSEAICAWTIALTHSMTDAILRSGCVWLMGVPAGFKLNTELAELLGLSVPVSFLIDIVQLATLHVTMLHWLISLIYSRQIQTVASLWRLFRGRKWNPLRKRLDSYDYTVEQHVVGSLLFTPVLLLIPTTSVFYIFFSILTTTVICVCVMLEIAISVIHSTPYAELILWVTRRQRFPAGLFFLHVPSSCGRTYEDDDLSAHPIRGSNERKTEHLIHGQPESLVSELHCNYATLVQVIRSNYEQIFNGTGFSFCKQLAYGILSGERVPSSLQLQSSSPFPWMKIGITEYWMRCHGSVLSCAPKR, from the exons ATGGCCATTGAGCTGTGCAGGATCTGGTGGCCGCGCCAGCAGCTGCAGCTCGAGCAGGAGTTCGCCTCGGCGAGGCTCGTCTTGTTCGGATGGCTCTTCACCGGCGCCGGCTCCCTTGACATTGTCGTCTCCGTGGCCATCCCCCAGGATCAGATCCTGCGGTCCTTTGCCACGCTCGAGACCCTCCAG GCCGTCGTCCTTTCCTCAAATAAAAGGATGCCACTAAGCCTGCAAGAATCTGCGACATTTACCATTCTTGGGGATTGTGGTCTACATCTCCAAGGAGAGTTGGAAGAAGACTGCTGTATCAAACGAGAACAACTGCCTTTGGATGCACAATTTGTTCAGAGACTGGACTTTGGCACAAGCAAAAACAATGTTGTGAGTCGATCAGTTGGGAATGGGAACCAGTGTCCAAGTGACAATCATAGAATATGGGGATGTGGTTGTAGTGTGTTAGATGGTTTTTTGGATAATTGCAGAAAGTCTGCAGGTAAAGAGGGTAACTGGGTGCACTTGTTTTGCAAATCTGGAAAGAGCTGTAAGAGCAACCTGAGTCAAGTTCCAGTGCTTCGCCATTTGTATCTTGATGGCCAGCAGATTGAAATAAATCATTGCCAC GCCATACTATATGATGTTCCAACTATTGGCAAAAACCATTTTTCTCTGGATGTGGATGCACCTCTTAAGTTGAAGGCTTCCTTCAAAAAACCAACTTGGATAAATGATCTACATAAGAAACCATCAGTTCTTGATTTG GATCCAATTGTTTTGGCGCTTAATTGTTCAAATGCGGCCAGACTGCCAGTCACTCAGGAATATGATACCAGCAGCTCTGGGGCTCATTTCTTCTTTGCATCTGT atttgaagccttaGTTCAAGTGGCATGGCACTGCATAGGGATATTTTTGGCTTCTGCATCAACTGTTCTGTACACCATGATTCTACTGTTCCAAAATTGTTTAAGCCATATGTCCCAGTATTTGATGCTACAGAAGGTTTTCAGACATTCATGGAATAACATTCATCTTCGTAGTTGTCAAATTCTTTACTGGCCAATTGTCCTCCAAGATACCTCCATAAG CTCCATTGCGAATGTCGAATATGCACACAAAGCTGCAATTCGGAAGCATGCTTTGTGGTCAAATATTGCTGTGGATCTCCTGATGGGCATTGTCCTTGGGGCAGCATTGTTGTTAAATTCAGAGGCTATTTGTGCTTGGACTATTGCTCTCACCCACAGCATGACAGATGCTATCTTGCGATCTGGTTGTGTGTGGCTGATGGGTGTTCCAGCTGGCTTTAAGCTGAATACAGAGTTAGCAGAGCTTCTAG GTTTGTCAGTTCCAGTTTCATTCTTGATCGACATTGTCCAGCTTGCTACGTTGCATGTTACCATGCTTCACTGGTTAATCTCATTGATATATTCAAGGCAGATTCAGACAGTTGCGTCGTTGTGGCGTCTTTTCAG AGGGCGCAAATGGAATCCTCTTAGGAAGAGGTTAGATAGCTATGACTACACAGTTGAACAGCATGTGGTTGGTTCCCTGCTGTTTACACCAGTCCTACTTCTTATACCTACAACTTCTGTATTCTATATATTCTTCTCTATCTTGACAACAACTGTTATCTGCGTGTGTGTGATGCTGGAAATTGCTATCTCTGTAATCCACTCCACTCCTTACGCTGAGTTAATTCTATGGGTGACAAGGAGGCAAAGATTTCCTGCTGGATTATTTTTCCTTCATGTGCCATCATCATGTGGACGTACTTATGAAGATGATGACTTATCAGCCCATCCAATCAGAGGTTCCAATGAAAGGAAAACAGAGCATCTTATCCATGGTCAACCAGAATCATTAGTTTCAGAACTTCATTGCAACTATGCCACTCTTG TCCAAGTAATCAGATCAAATTACGAACAGATTTTCAACGGGACTGGTTTCTCCTTCTGCAAACAGTTGGCATATGGTATCCTTAGTGGTGAAAG GGTGCCTTCATCGCTACAGCTGCAGTCGTCGTCTCCGTTTCCCTGGATGAAAATTGGCATTACAGAATACTGGATGCGCTGCCACGGTTCTGTCCTTTCATGTGCACCGAAGAGGTGA
- the LOC133908947 gene encoding cysteine proteinase inhibitor-like isoform X1 — protein MHPIEMRKYRAVGLVAALLVLLAVSYTRNAEEEEGAMADGGPLAGGIHDAPAGRENDLHDIDLARFAVDEHNKKANALLEFDKLVKVKQQVVAGTMYYLTIEVKDGEVKKLYEARVWEKPWMNFKELVDFKPAEGTSHLPCPIAA, from the exons ATGCACCCGATCGAGATGCGGAAATATCGAGCCGTCGGACTGGTGGCTGCCCTGCTCGTGCTGCTTGCCGTATCTTACACCCGGAACGCAGAAGAAGAGGAGGGGGCCATGGCGGACGGCGGGCCACTGGCGGGCGGCATCCACGACGCGCCAGCGGGGCGCGAGAACGACCTCCACGACATCGACCTCGCCCGCTTCGCCGTCGATGAGCACAACAAGAAGGCC AATGCTCTTCTGGAGTTCGACAAGCTTGTAAAGGTGAAGCAGCAAGTGGTTGCTGGCACGATGTACTATCTCACTATTGAGGTGAAGGATGGGGAAGTCAAGAAGCTCTATGAAGCAAGGGTCTGGGAAAAGCCATGGATGAACTTTAAGGAGCTGGTGGACTTCAAACCTGCTGAAG GTACCTCTCATCTTCCATGTCCAATTGCTGCCTAA
- the LOC133908947 gene encoding cysteine proteinase inhibitor-like isoform X2: MHPIEMRKYRAVGLVAALLVLLAVSYTRNAEEEEGAMADGGPLAGGIHDAPAGRENDLHDIDLARFAVDEHNKKANALLEFDKLVKVKQQVVAGTMYYLTIEVKDGEVKKLYEARVWEKPWMNFKELVDFKPAEGGVSA, from the exons ATGCACCCGATCGAGATGCGGAAATATCGAGCCGTCGGACTGGTGGCTGCCCTGCTCGTGCTGCTTGCCGTATCTTACACCCGGAACGCAGAAGAAGAGGAGGGGGCCATGGCGGACGGCGGGCCACTGGCGGGCGGCATCCACGACGCGCCAGCGGGGCGCGAGAACGACCTCCACGACATCGACCTCGCCCGCTTCGCCGTCGATGAGCACAACAAGAAGGCC AATGCTCTTCTGGAGTTCGACAAGCTTGTAAAGGTGAAGCAGCAAGTGGTTGCTGGCACGATGTACTATCTCACTATTGAGGTGAAGGATGGGGAAGTCAAGAAGCTCTATGAAGCAAGGGTCTGGGAAAAGCCATGGATGAACTTTAAGGAGCTGGTGGACTTCAAACCTGCTGAAGGTGGTGTTAGTGCCTAA